One genomic segment of Bdellovibrio bacteriovorus includes these proteins:
- a CDS encoding alpha/beta hydrolase, whose protein sequence is MKLTITFTSQGRLLEGCLYLPKNSSEHLVGLLFEGSMTGATNQITHYIAREVSEEGFACLVMDHSYYSEDEGAAQSWESPSKRTEDIHCALSFMQKHGTINPEKIIGVGVSVGAEYMAQVCRESNVCKGLVMIQGPYDDAQNKAQDLDIPTVVVDETHLDSAIDETVMWARTLFNGKFAENPNPPLVDWSRADK, encoded by the coding sequence ATGAAACTCACCATCACGTTTACTTCGCAAGGACGTTTGTTGGAAGGCTGCCTTTATCTACCTAAAAATTCTTCCGAACATCTGGTCGGATTGTTATTTGAAGGTTCGATGACAGGAGCCACCAACCAAATCACGCACTATATTGCGCGCGAAGTGAGTGAAGAAGGTTTTGCCTGCCTCGTGATGGATCATAGCTACTATTCGGAAGATGAAGGGGCGGCGCAATCATGGGAGTCGCCTTCAAAGCGCACTGAAGACATCCATTGCGCTCTTAGCTTTATGCAAAAGCACGGTACCATCAATCCAGAAAAAATCATCGGCGTCGGAGTCAGTGTCGGAGCGGAATACATGGCGCAAGTCTGTCGCGAATCCAATGTCTGTAAAGGCTTAGTGATGATTCAAGGACCTTACGATGATGCACAAAACAAAGCGCAAGATCTGGATATTCCAACAGTGGTTGTCGATGAAACTCACCTGGATTCGGCGATCGATGAAACAGTGATGTGGGCGCGAACTCTGTTTAACGGAAAGTTTGCCGAAAACCCCAATCCACCGTTAGTGGATTGGAGTCGCGCGGATAAATAA
- a CDS encoding group III truncated hemoglobin, with protein sequence MKTRKPIENREDIRLLVDEFYSKVRQDPYIGPIFTDVAKVDWEEHLPKLYNFWADLLLGEDTYRGRPFPPHMKLNLQQGHFEQWLRLFTQTVDENFVGLKASEAKSRALRIARNFMINLSLMDN encoded by the coding sequence ATGAAAACAAGAAAACCCATTGAGAACCGCGAAGACATCAGGTTGTTAGTCGACGAGTTTTACTCGAAGGTGCGTCAAGATCCTTATATTGGTCCCATATTCACCGACGTCGCGAAAGTGGATTGGGAAGAACATTTGCCAAAGCTTTACAACTTTTGGGCTGACTTGTTGTTGGGAGAAGATACCTATCGCGGCAGGCCTTTCCCTCCGCATATGAAGTTGAATTTGCAACAGGGTCACTTCGAGCAATGGCTGCGCTTATTCACGCAGACTGTGGATGAGAATTTTGTGGGCTTAAAAGCTTCCGAGGCGAAATCGAGGGCGCTGCGGATTGCGCGGAATTTTATGATTAATTTAAGTTTGATGGACAACTAA
- a CDS encoding hydrogen peroxide-inducible genes activator, producing MTPKTNFSLTQLEYVMAVHKYGHFAKAAEACFVTQPTLSMQIQKLEEDLGVVIFDRSKKPVLLTQMGKKLISQMQTVLFEARKIESLIQHEKKGAKQGSLVVGVIPTVAPYLLPRLLPVCEELFPEVELNIKELQTDQILEALNADEIDVGILATPTKMAKMFEYPLYYEPFSVLCEKNHEYAQMKKIKYQSLSMEDIWLLEEGHCLRNQVLDLCSVRKNKGGGRRYKFESGSLETLKNLVDLYGGYTLLPYLAAEHIGDRSHLVQFERPIPAREIGLVYRREHYKNELIEALGEAILKSIPEELRKIRQKDLDVLPIA from the coding sequence ATGACGCCAAAAACGAACTTTTCTTTGACGCAGCTCGAATACGTCATGGCAGTGCATAAATACGGACATTTTGCGAAGGCGGCAGAGGCCTGCTTTGTGACTCAACCTACGTTGAGTATGCAGATCCAGAAATTAGAAGAGGATTTGGGCGTCGTGATCTTTGACCGCTCGAAAAAGCCAGTTCTTCTGACACAGATGGGAAAAAAGCTAATATCTCAAATGCAAACAGTCCTGTTTGAGGCACGAAAGATCGAAAGTCTGATTCAACACGAAAAAAAGGGGGCGAAGCAGGGAAGCTTGGTGGTCGGTGTCATCCCCACCGTGGCTCCATATTTATTGCCGCGCCTGCTGCCAGTTTGCGAAGAACTGTTTCCCGAGGTAGAGCTCAACATTAAAGAGCTGCAAACCGATCAGATTTTGGAAGCCTTGAATGCCGATGAAATCGACGTTGGAATTTTAGCGACGCCGACGAAGATGGCAAAGATGTTTGAGTACCCTTTGTACTATGAGCCATTTTCGGTCTTGTGCGAAAAAAATCACGAGTACGCGCAAATGAAAAAGATAAAATATCAAAGTCTCAGTATGGAAGATATTTGGTTGCTGGAAGAAGGTCACTGCTTGCGCAATCAAGTATTGGATCTGTGTTCGGTCAGAAAAAATAAGGGCGGCGGTCGACGTTATAAATTCGAAAGCGGAAGTTTAGAAACGCTGAAGAACCTCGTCGATCTGTATGGAGGCTACACTTTGCTGCCTTACCTAGCGGCCGAACACATTGGCGATCGCAGTCACTTAGTGCAATTCGAACGACCGATCCCAGCCCGCGAAATCGGTTTGGTGTATCGCCGCGAGCACTACAAAAACGAATTGATCGAAGCTTTAGGCGAAGCGATATTAAAAAGCATTCCGGAAGAACTGCGCAAGATCCGCCAAAAAGATCTCGACGTCCTTCCCATCGCTTAA
- the ahpC gene encoding alkyl hydroperoxide reductase subunit C, translated as MLTLINTQVPEFKVQAYHHNDFKTVTHNDLKGKWSIFFFYPADFTFVCPTELGDMADKYADFQKLGVEVYGVSTDTHFTHKAWHDASDTIKKIKYPMLADPTFQLTRAFGVHIEEEGLAYRGTFLVNPAGKIVLAEVQDNGIGRNADELFRKVQAAQYIAANPGEVCPAKWTPGKSTLKPGLDLVGKI; from the coding sequence ATGCTTACTCTAATCAACACGCAAGTGCCTGAATTCAAAGTTCAAGCTTATCACCACAATGATTTCAAAACTGTGACTCACAACGACCTTAAAGGTAAATGGTCTATCTTCTTCTTCTACCCAGCAGACTTCACATTCGTATGCCCTACTGAATTGGGTGACATGGCTGATAAATATGCTGATTTCCAAAAATTGGGCGTAGAAGTTTACGGTGTTTCTACAGACACTCACTTCACACACAAAGCATGGCATGATGCTTCTGATACAATCAAAAAAATCAAATACCCAATGTTGGCTGACCCTACATTCCAATTGACTCGCGCTTTCGGCGTACACATTGAAGAAGAAGGTCTTGCTTACCGCGGTACTTTCCTAGTGAACCCTGCTGGTAAAATCGTACTAGCTGAAGTTCAAGACAACGGTATCGGCCGTAACGCTGATGAGTTGTTCCGTAAAGTCCAAGCGGCTCAATACATCGCTGCAAACCCAGGCGAAGTATGCCCAGCTAAATGGACTCCAGGTAAATCTACTTTGAAACCAGGTCTAGACCTAGTTGGTAAAATCTAA